Below is a genomic region from Meleagris gallopavo isolate NT-WF06-2002-E0010 breed Aviagen turkey brand Nicholas breeding stock chromosome 5, Turkey_5.1, whole genome shotgun sequence.
GGGAAGTTGGGTTGTGTGTTCGCAGTGAGTGAGGGAAGCAGTTGTGGCACGGTTACGCTGTGGTTGCTGTGAGGTGTCTGTCAGAGAAACAGAGGTGTTTGTGGGGGGAAACATCTAGAAGCTTTCTGTGCATGAAGAAAGGATTGCTGTTTGTCATTCCCTCAGCAGGGAAGCAGCctcctttctcctctgcagTGCCATCCTGGTGCTTTGGATAGCCAACATGCCACGGGAGTAGGGCTAAAAGGGCAGGAGGCCGTTAGCTGAGCCATGGTAAGGGCTGAGCAGGCGGCATAACTACGGCTGTTCTTTGCACTTCACCTCCTGGAGGTGGGAAATACACCATATTGGGATGTGTTGTGCTTGTGAGTTGTTGTTTCTGTAAATAACACTCAGGAATCAAAGGTGCTgtggtatttttattattattttttaatttagtttgttgggtttttttttttcttattctcgcatcatttttcttttttgacgCTGTAATTTGTCTCGTCTCCCACCCATCCCTTTTTGAGGGGTAACGGTCATCCTAGGTTCTCCTTTAACGCGGCATCAATCCGCAACGGATTGATGTCCAGCTCAGCCAATAGAATTACAAATCTCCGCCCCTGCTGGCTCAGATTGGTTCTCGTTCCGGGTGCGAGGCGGGACTTGCGCTCAAATCGGCGGCGCCAtggaggctgtgctggggcaggtgGCGGAGCTGCCCGCGCTTTTTGCCGTGGCCCGTTCTGCCCAGGTGCGGGACTGGGATCTCTCGACCCTGGATAGGGCTCTGGATTGGGCGCGCTACTTCCAACACCTCCACGATCGCTTCCGCGGCCGGTCCCGGCTCCGTGATGCTCTGCAGCGGCGGTTGCGGCGGGGCCAGATGGGCAGCCCGCTCTCCTTCCGCCACCTGGGCAGCTGCTCGGAGCTGCTGGGCCTGGCGCTGCTGGAGAACCGCGCTCTGCCGCCCGCTGCCNNNNNNNNNNNNNNNNNNNNNNNNNNNNNNNNNNNNNNNNNNNNNNNNNNNNNNNNNNNNNNNNNNNNNNNNNNNNNNNNNNNNNNNNNNNNNNNNNNNNTGCAGCGTCTCCTGCAGGGCGAAACTGGCCCCGAACCGGGCCGCCTAGTTCTGCTGGCCCGCAGGAAGGCCGCCTCCCGCCTTCTGGAGAGCTGCGCGCTGTCCCAGAGCGAGCCGGGCCCGCGGGTGTGCGCGGAAgcggggctgctgctgtgccggcTGAGGGAGGACGGGCGGGAAGCTGGGGCGGCCCTGGGCTGGCTTAGACCTGTCCTGGAGCAGCTGCCCCAGCCTCGGGCTTTCGCTGTGGTGGcggaggctctgctgctgctgcagggggaTGGGAACAGCCCCGCGGGTGGAGCAGAAGCTGGAAGCGTTGCGGACCCCTTGCTTTCCTGGCTGCTGGAGGATCCGCACCGGTTTTCTGCCTGCTGTCTGCTCCTCCCGGGCGCTCTGCTCGCCTCGCTAGCCGATCGCTATGCCCAGTTAAGCAGGCGTTATTTGGATCTTTTAGCTGAGTGGGGAAGTCAGTTGCTGTATGACTCGCTGAGGGGACGGTGGGTTGAAAGTGGTCCTGAAGAGGCTAAATTGTGCtgggaggagctgagggagcgTTTTGTTTGCCTCTGTCAGGGATCTGTGCAACTCAGGGAGCAAACCCAAGCAGCTCTGAAGCTCCTGAAAGCCAGGGATGGAGACTTTCAAGTCTGTGGCTTAAGTGTGTGGACTGACTTGCTGCTGGAAGTGGAGAAAGACTTGAGGAAGAAGCAGAGCCCAAATGTGTGAACACCAAAGCAACACAAAACCTTCTAGCAGATCTGACTGTTTGATATTCATTTGAAGGGTGAGAAAACTGTACCCTGCTTTGAGTTGAAAACCAAGCTCTGATAGGACTGCTGATCACACTGTTTCTGATTGCACATGAACTCTCGGGAAGGCCTGTTACTTCTTTGCATCTGTACTGTTGATTCTCTTGATGACTGGCAATAAATGTCTTCCTTTACAGTGCTTACTGCTCAGCTAATAAAACAAAGAACGTGGGttttttgaatgtgttttttaaaaaataagctttcatttttttattggCTACGAATAACAGATGAGATATGTTTTGGTCACGGTAGTTctgtgttggtgttttttttttttattattgtttaaaGGGAACGATGGagattcaaacctgaaaatcCCAAATGTAGGGTTGATTTAGTAGTGATTACCTCCATTAGGCTGTCTGTTCTGTTGACTTGTTCTGATCTTGTCTGAGAATTAGCCTCTAGGCCTAAAGTGAAggtagggaaaagaaaacttcaaagcTTACTGAAAAGTTCTAAAACTTGAAGGCTTTGTTAGTTACCATGTTATATACTAATATGCAAATATTAAGTACattaaatgtttattaaaacagCAGTAAGATGTAGGatattctgctgtgtttttcttccctttcccatgATATATTACATTAAGTATATTCATTTTGTGAAATGAAAGTGAGTGGTATAacaaacttttttaaaaaaagtccAAGAATTGTCTTCTGTTGAATATTGTTTCTGTTGACAAAACTCAAATGGGTAAAAAAGTACTTGGCCACCATGACTTAAAACAAGTATGTACTGCAGAATTAATAAGATCTTGTCTACTTAGCTCTGTAAGCTAGAATTACCAAATCTAAGCAGAGTAATAAGATACAATACTCAGTGAAGGTGGGAAATAGTGTAAAAAGTTCATCTTTAACTTCACGTGTGGAGGATCTGTCAAAGAGTGTAGTGTGTATTCAGATAGATTTGAGATGAGTTGAGAAAGCTTTTCTTGTGTTGCTGAAATGCCTTTTGGGGAAGGTTTAGAAGGTGATTTGATTCTGATTGTAAGCTTAACTATATGGATTTGCTAACTGATTGGCACTAATTTGAGTAACATTCTGTGCCACGAAGTGAAAACGTACAAGGGTGGCAAAATTCAAGAAGGGGTGATCTCGTGActttgaaatagaaacaaagaagacaagGAGACCAACATTGTTGACTTGGAAGAGGAAATAGTGCCTATTCTGATTTGTATGGACACGAAGACATGGGCTGTAAGTTCTTAGACCTCTCTCTATGAAGCAAAATTGTTACTCAAGGGTGACACACTTAGTTAGAAGGATACATTGCTCTTCTATTAAAAGTATAACTGTTTTCTTTGGATTCCTTGCGACAGCATGTCAGAGTGCCAATGAAGTTGTGGAGATCTGTAGGTAAGTTCTGTTAGAACAACAGTTGCAGCTGTGGCAGTCATTGTTTTGCTGTCTTAAATGGAGCTGTTCTGGCACTTGTGATGGTGGTCAGTCTCAAAAGAGAGCACTGTGGTAGGGGACCTCAGGGCTGAGTCAGTATTTCTGTAGTAATGAAAGGAATATGAACTACAAGCATTTAAAACTGCTCAGAGTATAAAGTATGAAGCTTGAACTTGTTGTCTAGCCACAGGTCCCTGTGTTATGCAGTTTTGGCATTTTGTGTGGAAACTCTGCACTTGAGCATTACTCCTAACGCTTTTAACAGGCATaaggctttctgtctgttaaAATACTTCTTGCTATCAGACGTTCCTAGTGAATGATATACCCAAAGATACTAGTCAGTCATTCCCTTCTGCCCTGATATATGTCAAGTATATGTTGTGGTAATGTTACAAGTGTTATAGTAACAAAACAAATCTTACCAGTGTTCCTTCTTCATAGAGATTAATAGGAAATTTGGGTAAGGAACTCCTGGTATTCCCTTTCTTAGTGCAGGAAAATTGCTCTTTAACTGCTTGTTCTCAGGTACCTAGGTCTCTATAACTGAGGAGCATCTTGTTTTTGCTGGTCAAGATATATTTCTTAGCATCCTCAAGATGTTGGCCAGAAGTTGAGACTTTTAGTGACTTTGAGCTATTTCAAGGCTAATTCAAATGCTGATAGGGAGTTTTTGCTCTGTTTCAACTCTTGCTCTTTGCAAAACTTTTCTCttataaaatacagtttgtaAAGGCAGGGTCTTCCTTCAGAATAATTTAGCATTGCAGCAGCTCTTAATAGCTAAAATAGTGGTAACAGATGCTTTGGTGATACcactgagaaaataattctggAGGGAGAGGCAAGACATTTAACTGAACAACTGGCAGCATCGCTTTGATTTGTGCCTTTATTGACTATTTTAGACCATAGTTGATTTTAAATTCTGTCCTTACAGGAAACTTGAGTAGTAGAAGGTAGTCTACCTTCAGTGAGGCTGAAGCACCTGGATATAGcaatttcacagaaatgttCCAATCTGTCCCAGATACACTATAAAGAGGTGCCAGATCCACGATTACTGAGTTCCAAAATCCATATGGcacttactgaaataaatacatcagtTCACATCCCCTATTATTTCAGCATGCTTGTTGAGTTTGCCAGCTAACCATGCAACAAAAGACTCGTAATTAAATTTCTGGGGGAGCTCCTTTTTTAATAACAGTCTAAACAGGAAAGGATAAAGTGTGATATTTGTGATCTCCTCCCTCTGTGTTTGCATCTCATACTTGTAGGCTGAGGCTTGCAGCCAAAAATTTGCAAAATCTTGACCTAAACAATCTGAGCTGTTATGGGAAGTAAGACATTAGAAGTGACGCATAGCAGTCTCTTCCTTGCccatctcctttcctcttttcactAATAAAGAGAAACAGGCCTGGACTATTGTCTGTGTTAAAGTGGCAGGAGAAACCTGCAATAACAAGATAAATCAAAATCAGATTGCAAACTTTATTTCTGTCAAATGGAAAATTTAAAGGtatactttatttttcattaagagTTTGAATGACCCATCACGTAGTGCAAGTGTGTATGCAGAACAGAGTGAAGAGGCACTGCTAGCATGGGAATCATGATGTTGAGGTTCTTATATACTTTAGGCAgagcaatggggaaaaaagtaaaatgcaagTGAAGATgctgagagaaagaagagaactgTTCCCTTGTGAAGATCCTGGAGAAATAGTAAATTTGCCCTTCACCAAAACGGAGTGGCTTTACCACCTCTGGGGACAGCGTGCAGTCTGCAAATATCATGattcaaataaaatagaagtCACTCGATTCAGTGTTGGCTGCTCTGGTAAAGCACTCAGCTTCTGCCTTCCTTGATGACTGCTGTGGGTCAGTGGTTTAACAGGAAGGAGTATTACAGTAGTAaatgagggggggaaaaaaagagtatgTGCAGTGAGAAGCAGTATTCAAATGAGGTTTGCTCTCACAGAGATGAGTGCGAAAGAACAATATCCTATCTGCCTTGGCATAAAGTAGAATCAAATCATCACAGGTATGGGCAGGAAGAATAGGTTTTTATCAGTaagttaataaaaatgtttgctcTTGGTATTGTATTCTTCTcaagagaaattaaatgatattttgACAAAACACGTCATTTTCTATTAGTCTGTGCTTGTGCTGAGTTTGAAATTAAGAGATGGTTGACAACTTGAAGACAATTGCATTTTTGTTCTCCCTTACCTATACATCTTACTGAAAACCCTTCTGTAGCAACAAACTAGAGCAGAATGTCTGAGGTATGTTTTCTTCTATTGCTGTTGAGTGCACCAGCAAAAA
It encodes:
- the FANCF gene encoding LOW QUALITY PROTEIN: Fanconi anemia group F protein (The sequence of the model RefSeq protein was modified relative to this genomic sequence to represent the inferred CDS: inserted 2 bases in 1 codon) encodes the protein MSSSANRITNLRPCWLRLVLVPGARRDLRSNRRRXMEAVLGQVAELPALFAVARSAQVRDWDLSTLDRALDWARYFQHLHDRFRGRSRLRDALQRRLRRGQMGSPLSFRHLGSCSELLGLALLENRALPPAAXXXXXQRLLQGETGPEPGRLVLLARRKAASRLLESCALSQSEPGPRVCAEAGLLLCRLREDGREAGAALGWLRPVLEQLPQPRAFAVVAEALLLLQGDGNSPAGGAEAGSVADPLLSWLLEDPHRFSACCLLLPGALLASLADRYAQLSRRYLDLLAEWGSQLLYDSLRGRWVESGPEEAKLCWEELRERFVCLCQGSVQLREQTQAALKLLKARDGDFQVCGLSVWTDLLLEVEKDLRKKQSPNV